The proteins below come from a single Oncorhynchus tshawytscha isolate Ot180627B linkage group LG22, Otsh_v2.0, whole genome shotgun sequence genomic window:
- the LOC112221431 gene encoding urotensin-2-like has protein sequence MMCNLLLSWTFLLVASGSLLAHPITDSAEMPYLGPVSLEDGGAGSPDELSFSEQTYLPQSGPGLRYSSLLSGELSRDGLSAAGLLPRQMKTDVLLEKQSHLSPVSRFFGIRKPFRKRGGNSECFWKYCV, from the exons ATGATGTGTAACCTGCTCCTATCATGGACCTTCCTGCTGGTAGCCTCTGGCTCGCTATTGGCCCATCCCATCACAGACTCTGCAGAGATGCCCTACCTGGGTCCTG TATCTCTGGAGGATGGTGGTGCAGGTAGTCCAGACGAGCTGTCTTTCTCTGAGCAGACATACCTGCCCCAGTCTGGCCCTGGACTCAGATACTCATCCTTACTGTCTGGAGAGCTGAGCAGAGATG GTCTCAGTGCAGCTGGACTACTACCAAGACAGATGAAGACAGAT GTGTTGCTGGAGAAACAGAGTCACCTAAGTCCCGTCAGTCGCTTCTTTGGCATCAGGAAGCCATTCAGAAAGAGAGGAGGCAACTCAGAGTGTTTCTGGAAGTACTGTGTCTAA